Within Serratia odorifera, the genomic segment ACCATGACCATCGGGGTGAATTGCCGCCGCGCCCGATGGCGGCTCGCGCAGAGCGAACAATCCGGCCGGGTCTTCGCCTTCGTCTGGCGCAAAGGCGGCTATGTATTACCAGCCCAATCACGTTCTCCACATTGCCGGCCCCGGTGATCACCCATGCCGCCGTAGGAATGTCCGACCCAGCAGTGTTGGGCCTTTCAGATCGCCGGCCACTTGCACGGTGCGCCGGATATCGTCTTCCAATGACGTCAGCGGATTTTGCACTGCAATCACCGGATAGCCTTTGGCCTGCAGTTTGGCAATCACCTGACGCCAATGCGAGCCGTCGCCCCAGGCCCCATGAACCAATACGATATTTGGCTTGTTCATTTTGCTCTCCATAGTGAATAGGCGTGAAATCCATGCTGTAACGCGCACGGACATGCCAAGTATAGCGGGAATGACGTATGGAGCCGGGGGAGTGGGGCAAACAGCCGGCCGCGGGGGCGACCGGCGAGTGGTATGGGGGACTGACGTCAGGAGGCCAGCGCTTTTCTACAAAGAAATAGTCGTTCAGCACGTTGCTGACGCATTGTGCCGCCGGGCGGCTTTCCATATCAAGGAAGTGGCCGGCTTCTGGCACGGTAATAAAGTCGCAATCGCGAATATAATTGCCGATTTCGCGAATATCCTGCGCGGTGGTGTATTCATCGCGTTCGCCATTAACAACACATGATCGGTGTTTCTATCTTACGGAAAATTTCAACGTAATCTTCATGACGCAATGAGGAAATTTGCCCTATATGGAAACTGGCCTGACGATAGGTTTCATGATCGAGGTTTTTGATATGTTCATGGTTGGCTTGCTTGAGGCAAACCAGGCAAATATTTGCCGACTTCGTCATTGAGCAAGGTGGCGACGTCGTGATTGCGTCCTTCATCAAGGAGCATTTTGGCTCGCTCGATATAATTCTGCATTGCTGGCGTAATGCGGGTTGAGAAAGAAGCGACGACCGCTTTTGCGGATTGACGAAGGGCGTGCTGACAGCGCCATCAGCGCGGCCAGGCCACCCCAGGAGACCGAAAAGAATATACGATGGCTGATATTGTTCGATTCAGGGTGTGCAAGATCACCCACCTCTTCGCTTTTTGGCAAAGGACGGCTCAGTCGGTTATGCGGTCTTGATTTACCGATGAACGGCAAGTCAAACAAGATAACGTTGACGCGGTTCTTAAAGTTCTTTACGCAGTTACGAAAGGCTAGCGTTGTCGATAATGCGCCGTTGACGCAGATTACCGACTCGGTTACGCCAGGGTAAATATAACGCTCTACGTAAACCTGCCATTCACCGACGCGAACAATTTCTGTTTCCGGTTTCATTTCCCACCCCCATAAAAACACAGTAAATAACGCTGACTAACAAACATGGCAAAGCGAATCCCTGGCGAAGATATTCTGTTGCTATCCAATAGTTTTATTACTGCTAGCCAGGCTAGCAGGGAGGTATTATTTAATTGGCATTAAGCAACGTGGTGTACTGCAGCATCGGCAGCGCCGGCAACGCCGTTGACTTCCACCGCCACGGGTGCTGCGGCTGCCTGAGTGTCGCCGCCGGTATGTTGCAGGGCTGCGATCAACGCATCGGTGGCGTCGGTCACGGTGTCGGTTGCGCTATCGGTGACATGGTCAACGACATCGGTTACGTCGCCGATTTTGTCCAGTACGCCGGTGACAAAATCGGTGACGTTACCGGCCAGATCGCCAACGGTGCCGCTAATATCACTGACCAGGCCCAGTACCGACTTGGCCAGATCGCCAGCCAGATCGCCGACGCTGCCCGCAATGCCGGTCAATACACCCCAAAAGCCGCCGGTACCGGAAGTCACTGCGTCAACGACGCCGCCGATTGCTTCAGTGCCGCTGTCTACGGTGGAATCGACAAAATCGCTCACGCTGCCCACTACGTCTTTCACGATATTATTAGCCATATTTACTCCTGAAATCTTGCCAGATTGTTGAAGTTACAGAGTGTGCTTCCCAGCCCAAGAGGTTCATCCTTCGCCAATAAAGTTAGAACCTGATCACGGTTATAATCAAAGTTTAATTAAGTATCAAAACCACGCACACATAGAGGGTAATAAAGCATTTTTTAAATTTAGTTTATTTAAATCAACAAAATATATTGATTTGAGACTTGTCCGATGAGTGATTTTTTTAGGATTACTTCTATATACATGCAGTTATTAGTGTTAAAAAACTAATTAATTATGACAAAAAAATTAAATGGTCATAAGTTCTGGAGTTTGTTGCCATGACGCTACTTATGGCTGGGAATATCGCCTTTGGGCAGGGTTACCCGTGATGGTGGGGGGGGCAGGTGTCGCAAAGAAGACGCTTTGCCGACCGGGAAAGCAACTAACGACAATAGGCTTGCAGCAGCGCGCGGGCATCCGCTTTAAGCTGATATAAATACACCGGACGTCCGGTGGTACCGTAGAGAATACGTGTAGCAAGGATGCCACTTTCTGCTAGATAAATCAGATACTTGCGGCATGAAACCCGTGAGATGCCAATGGCATTGGCCAGGTTGTCGGTGGAAAACTCGCCGTCGTGCTGTTGATCGATCCATTCACATACCGTGCTGAGGGTGATGTTGGTCAACCCCTTCGGCAATTTCTTGCTTTCAACGCTGCCTGGTTGGCGGCGCAGCAGATTATCGACATCCGCCTGGGCACAGAATTCACGCTGCGCCAAAATCTGCGATTGCTGCTGATAATTGCTCAGTGCCTGTTTGAAACGGGTAAATTGAAAAGGTTTAATCAGGTAATCCACCACGCCGTAATGCAGCGCTTTTTGCACCGTATCGACGTCGCTGGCGGAGGAGATGATGATGACGTCGGTTTTTTCGCCCAATTCACGCAGGGCCGGCAGTAAATCAAGTCCGTTTTCCTGCTGCATATAGATGTCCAGCAGCACCAGATCAATGCTGGTGCTGGCGTCAGTCAGCAACGCGCGCGCCTGCGCCAGCGTGGCCACCGTGGCCTGGCAATGAAACCCGCTTACCTGGCTCAGGTAATATTTATTGAGTTCTGCCACCATCGGGTCGTCATCGACAATCAATACGTTAATCATGTGTTCAGCTCTTGGCCTGATAGGGAATGCGTACATAAAACTGGGTCATTTCACCCGGTTCAGAGTCAAAATCAATGCTGCCGCCGAGTTTTTCCAGGCGACTGCGGATCAGCGCCAGCCCAATACCACGGCCTGGCCCTTTGGTTGAAAATCCCTGTTCGAATATCCGCGTACCGATCGCAGGATCGATACCGGGGCCGTCATCGCTGACGATACAGTGTAAGTGATTATCATGATGATGAAAGCTTAGGGTAATTTCATGCCCTTCGGCGCCGTCGATGGCATCGAAGGCATTTTCTATCAAATTGCCCAGTACGCTGATCAACACGTGGATGGCTTCGGCATCGTCGGTTTCTGGCAGCATGCTGGTTTCGTCGAGCGTCAATTCAATGCCAGCCTCGTGTGCGCGGTTAATTTTGGCAATGAAAAAACCGGCCACTTCGGGGGATTTAATCATTCGCAGCAGCGTGCCGATTTCTTCCTGATAGTTGCTGGCGGTATTGATGACGTAGTTTTCCAACTGTTGGTAAGCCTTCATGTGCAGCATGCCCAGGATCACGTGCAGTTTGTTCATAAACTCATGCGACTGTACCCGTAGCGCGTCGGCATATTGCGCCATTCCGCTCAAGCGCTGCAGCAGTCGGCTGACTTCGGTCTTGTCACGAAAAGTAGCGATCGCGCCAATCACCTGGCCGTTGACGATCACCGGTACGGTGTTGGTCAGCAGTTCACTGCCGTTGAAGGTAATTTGCCGGTCGCGCAGCGGTTTGCCGCTGGCCAGCACGTCGGCCAGATGCAGCTGTGCCGGCCAATGCTTGCTGGCGGCATCCTGCAACAGATTTTCAAATGGCCCGCTTTGCCGCAGCAGGCGCTTCGCTTCGTCATTGACGATGGTAATGCGTGATTGGTGGTCAACGGCGATCACTCCTTCCTTGATCGATTGCAGCATGGCGTTGCGCTGTTCAAACAGGTTGGAAATTTCATAAGGCTCAAAGCCGAGCATGATACGTTTGAGCGCCTTCACCAGGAAGAAGGTTCCCAGCGTGCCGACCAGCGCGGCAAAGGCCAGCGTCCAGTAAATAATCCAGCGGCTTTCGCCAATTACCCGTTGCACGGTATCCAGTGCTATACCCAGCGCGACGACGCCGATCTGTTGCCGTTGCGCATCGTACACTGGCACAAACACTCGCAGCGCAGGTGCCAGCGCGCCGCGATTAATCGCGCTGTTCGTTTTGCCCAGCAATGCCGGCGCCAGATCGGTGCCGATAAAATGTTTACCGATCAGCCACGGCTTGGGATGGGAATAACGAATACCTTTCATATCCAGCACCACCACGAACAGCAGTTCGTTTTTACTGCGTACCCGTTCGGCAAAGTGCTGGATCACCCCGCTGCGATCTTGCTGCTGCAAACCGTCGATCACCGTGTTTGACAGTGCCAGCGTCTCGGCAATCGCCATGGCTTTTTGCCGCAGCTGATCCTGCCCCTCGTGGTTCATCTGCACGAAAAATAGCGCGTAAACCACCAGCAACACCGAGGCGATGATGGCGGAAACCATCAGGATAAGCGAAGTGCTGAGCTTCAGCGGCAGCCGTTGTCTGGGCATGAGGGTTCTCCGGATGGTGTTAGGGTGACGCGCTAGTCGAACGAGGAACTCGGGGGTGGGGCACCGGCAGCAGATTACCACAGGCCGCCGCCGGTTTTGCGGCTTACTTTAGTTACAAAAGCCCGGTTTACTCCTGCTGATAAATCGCCAGCGCCTGTTCGCCGCTGGCGCCAGCATGAATAATTGCCATCAATGCGCTGACCACCCGTGACGGATTGGCATGCTGATAAACGTTACGCCCATACACCATACCGCTGGCGCCTTGCGCCATCAGCGCGGCTGATTTTTCCAGCACGGCGCCAAGTTCACCTTTGCCGCCGCCGCGTACCAGGGTCGGGCAGCGTGCGGCTTCTACGATACGGTGGAAATCGTCAATATGTTCGGTGGGATCGGCCTTGATGATATCCGCACCCAGCTCACGCGCCAGCCGCACCAGCGGCACCATTTTTTCCACGTCTCCCAACGAACCGTAGGCCACGCCTTGTCCGGCTGGTGCCATCACCAGCGGCTCAATCATCAACGGCATGGCGTATTTATCGCAGGCGTGGCGCAAGCGACCGATGTTATCCACGCACTGACGAAAAATACCGGGTTCGTTCGGGATCATATACAGATTCACCACCACCGCGGCGGCGTCCATCTGCAATGCTCCGAGGATCGGCGCCTGCGGATTATGCAGCAGCGCCCACATTTCGCGATGACGCTCGGCATTGTAGGCATTGCCGACGTCGGTGCGCATCACCAGCGCAGGTTTGTCGCGTTGCGTGCTTCGTTGCAGCAGGTCGGCCTGACCATAATTGACCTGGATGGCGTCCGGGTGCGCATCGATAAGGTTGTGCATCACCCGTTCGATATCTTCCAACCCGTGCAGAAAATCCGGCTCATTGGCGATGCCGTGATCGATGGCCACGTCCAGGCATTTGCCGTGGTTAAACAATCGGTTCATCCGTACTTTGGCGCTGTTGTGCATGCCGTCGCTCCCGTCAGAAAGTTACCCTAACAGTATTAGCGACGATGGGCGGGGCAACAAGGCGAAACGCCGCACGAAACGCGCCGGTGTTTTGGCGTATTTTTCGCCATTTGTTAGATCCGTGTCATGTTTCTGTTAATCCGTCATTCCAAAATGCATGTTCCGCTTGTTTGGATGTAAAAGTTTCAATAATCTAAATTTTGAAATAAACATTTAATAATTGCCATGCGCATTTGGATCGCAAAGCAAGGGTTTATTTCAATGCGTTGTTTTATCTCTATTTTGAGACTTTGATCAATCTTTTTAACACCCAGAAATACTGTCCGAAAAACAGTAATTCAGTGGTTTCAAAGGAATAACACCGGACGGATTGTTGTTTGAATGTAAAAAATATTTTTCATTAGCTGTCAAATCAACAGGCCTCTTCATTCTAACGATTAAAGGGTACAGAACATGAAGCTGAAGAAACTGATCGTCTCGTCGCTGTTAGTGTGCATGTTGCCGGCCAGTGCGCTGGCCAAGGACATAAAAATCGGCGTTTCCATGGCTTACTTTGATGACAACTTCCTCACTATCCTCCGCCAGTCGATGCAGAACAAAATGAAACAGGACGGCAACGTCAGCGGCCAGTTCGAAGACGCCAAAGGGGATATCGCGCAACAGGTACAACAGGTTGAAAACTTCGTCAGCCAGGGCGTGGATGCCATCATCCTTAACCCGGTCGATACCCAGGGTGTCAAGCCGATGATCAAGCTGGCGGAAAACGCCAAGATCCCGCTGGTGTTTGTTAACCGTCGACCGGAAGTGACGTTGCCGGCCGGCATGGCTTACGTCGGTTCCGATTCCAAGCTGGCTGGCAAACTGCAAATGGAAGAGCTGGCCAAGCTGATGAACGGCAAAGGCAACGTGATGATCCTGATGGGCGAGTTGTCCAGCGAGGCGACGCGTGACCGTACCCGTGGAGTGGAAGAGGTTGCAGCCAAATATCCGGACATCAAGATTATCGACAAACAAACCGCCAAGTTCTTCCGCAAGGAAGCGGTTGACGTCACCACCGACTGGATCCTGTCCGGCCAGCAAATCGATGCCATCGCCTCCAATAACGATGAAATGGCGATTGGCGCGATCCTGGCGCTGAAACAATCGAAGAAAAGCGGGGTGCTGGTGGCGGGCATTGACGGTACGCCGGACGCGCTGGAGTTCATCAAAAAGGGCGATTTGAGCGTCAGCGTGTTCCAGGATGCCAAGGGGCAAGGAGAAGGTGCGGTACAGACGGCGATTCAGTTGGTGAAGGGGGAAAAGGTCGACAGCAGCGTGCTGATCCCTTACCAGTTGATTACCAAGGATAACTATCAGCAGTTTGCCGATAAGAACAAAAAGTAAACACAGCGTCATCGCTCGCCTGACGTCGTGCATACGCCGGCGTCAGGCCGCAGGACGGCAGCGGAGGTTATCAGTATGTATCCCTATGTTCTTGAGGCCGAAGGCATCAGCAAGCAGTTCCCCGGCGTCAAAGCGCTGGATAACGTGTCGATTAAAATCAGGCCGGGCAGCGTACACGCCTTGATGGGGGAAAACGGCGCCGGCAAGTCAACCCTGATGAAATGCCTGATAGGCATCTACCACCCGGATCAGGGCTCGATAAAAATCAAAGGCCAGCCGGTGAGCTTCGGCGATACGCTCGAAGCGTTGCATGCCGGTATTTCGATGATACACCAGGAGTTGAATCTGGTACCGCATATGACGGTCGCGGAAAATATCTGGTTGGGGCGTGAACCGGCCCGGCTGGGGTTCGTTAATCACGATGAACTGAATAAACAAACCCAGGCCTTGTTAACGCGACTCAATATCAAATTGCAACCGGGCATGATGGTCGGGGAATTAAGTATCGCCAGCCAGCAAATGGTAGAAATTGCCAAGGCGGTGTCTTACAACGCCGACGTGCTGATTATGGACGAACCCACATCGGCATTGACCGAAGGCGAGGTGGGCCACCTGTTCGCAATTATTCGTGAACTGCGTGACCAGGGTAAAGGTATTATTTATATCAGCCATAAAATGGATGAAATATTTTCCATTACCGATGAGGTGAGTATTTTCCGCGACGGCAAGTTTATCGCCAGCGACAACACCAGCAACCTGACCAAACAGTCGTTGATCACCATGATGGTCGGGCGTGAACTGACGCAGATGTTTCCCAAGTTCAATAACAATATCGGCGAGGAAGTGCTGCGCGTCGCCGGGTTGCGTCGCGAGGGCTGGTTTGATGACATTTCATTCAGCGTAAAACGCGGTGAAATTCTCGGGGTCGCCGGGCTGGTGGGCGCCGGACGCAGTGAGGTGATGGAAAGCCTGTTCGGCATGCACCCGGCTGATGGCGGTGAAATCTATGTCGAAGGTCTGCCGGTGCGGGTCGACTCCCCCTCCAGAGCGATTGAGCATGGTCTGGCTTTTTTAACCGAAGATCGCAAGAAATCCGGTTTGTTCCTGGTGTTGTCGGTGGTGGAGAACATGAGCATTGTCAATCTCACCAATTACATCGGCAAAAACGGTTTCGTCAGTCATGTGCAAATGGCCAAGGACTGTATGGAGCAAATCAAAAAGCTGAACATCAAAACGCCAACCATGGATCAGATTATTAATAATCTTAGCGGCGGCAATCAGCAAAAAGTATTAATTGCCCGCTGGCTGCTGGCACAGCCAAAAATATTGATCCTCGATGAGCCAACGCGCGGCATAGATGTCGGTGCCAAGGCGGAGATCTACCGTTTGATTAGCGAACTGGCCAACCGTGGTGTGGCCATCATTTTAGTGTCCTCGGAATTACCGGAAATTCTCGGAATGAGCGACCGGGTAATGGTGATGCACGGTGGGCGCATCACCGGCATTCTGGATAAAGACGACGCCGATCAGGAAAAAATCATGGCGCTGGCCTCTGAATAACGCAAAGGTGAACCCAATGAGTAACGTAAAAATTGAAAAGACGCTCAGCGGCGAGCAGGCGCGCAAAGGCTCGCTGTTTTCCAGCCTGAGTGGCAAGATGCCCAAAGACGTGGGAATTTTCATCGTCATGCTGGGCATTGCATTGATCTTTGAACTGCTTGGCTGGTATATCCGCGATCAGTCGTTTCTGATGAACCCGAGCCGCCTGCTGCTGATCGTGTTGCAGGTGGCTATCATCGGCATTATCGCCGTTGGCGTCACTCAGGTAATTATTACTACCGGCATCGATCTGTCTTCCGGTTCGCTGATCGCACTGAGCGCGGTGGTGGCCGCCAGCCTGGCGCAAACCGCCGACAGTATTTCGCCAATGTATCCCGGGCTGCTGGACTTGCCGGCGGCGGTGCCGATCGGTGCCGGGATCGGCATTGGCATACTGTGCGGGTTTATCAACGGCTTCTTGATTACGCGCACCGGTATCCCGCCGTTTATTGCCACCCTGGGCATGATGGTATCGGCACGCGGCCTGGCACAGTATTACACCAAAGGCAATCCGATCAGTTTCCTGTCGGATGATTTTACCGCCATCGGTCAGGGCGCGATGCCGGTGATTATCTTTCTGGTGATTGCGGCGGTGTTCCACATTGCGCTCAAGCACACCCGCTACGGTAAATATGTCTATGCCATTGGCGGCAACATGGTGTCGGCAAAAGTGTCCGGCATCAACGTCAATAAATACCTGGTGATCGTCTATACCATTGCCGGTGGCCTGGCGGGATTGGCGGGCGTGGTATTGGCGGCGCGTGTCAGCAGCGGCCAGTCGAGCATGGGGATGTCTTACGAACTGGACGCCATCGCCGCGGCGGTTATCGGTGGCAGCAGCCTGATGGGCGGCGTCGGCCGGATCACCGGCACGCTGATTGGCGCGGTGATCCTGGGGCTGATCAAGAGCGGTTTCACCTTTATCGGCGTCGACTCCTACATCCAGGACATTATCAAGGGCATCATTATCGTTGCCGCAGTGGCGATCGATATGCGCCGTAATCGCAAGAAAAGCTGATTTTGCCGTGAATTTCCGCCGATGCCGTCTGGCCGGCGGTTTTTTTTAGCGTGGGGAAACCATCATGAAATCATTGCAAACCCTGTTGCTGGTTGCCGCATTGGGCTGTTCTACGCCGCTGCTGGCGGAAACCATCGGCGTTTCGATGGCCTATTTTGACCAGAATTTCCTGACCATTATTCGCCATTCGATTGATAAAGAGGCCAAGGCGCGCGGCATCACCGTGCAATTCGAAGACGCGCGCGGTGACGTCGGGCGTCAGACCGATCAGGTGCAGAACTTCATCAGCGCCGGCGTTGATGCGATTATCGTCGATCCGGTCAATTCTGCCAGCACCCCGGCGATCAGCAAAATGGTGACGCGTGCGGCAATACCCTTGGTGTATGTCAACCGTACTCCCGGTGACAGCCAGTTACCGCCCGGTGTGGTGTTTGTCGGCTCGGATGAAAAAGAGTCCGGCACCTTGCAGATGGAAGAACTGGCGCGATTGGCCAATTACCAGGGCAATGTGGCGGTGATGATCGGCAACCTGACGGATGCCGGCGCGCTACAACGCACTCGCGACGTCGAGCGGGTGGTGGCCAAGTATCCAAAGATGAAAATCGTGCAGAAACAGAGCGCCAACTATTCACGCAGCGAAGGTATGGATCTGATGATGAACTGGCTAACCAACGGCGAGTCGATCGACATCGTGGCGGCCAATAATGATGAAATGGCCCATTGGCGCCATTATGGCGCTGCAGCAGGCCGGTAAAAAGGACGCCAAGCTGTTGATTGGCGGCATCGATGCCACCCCGGACGGTCTGCAAGCCATGGCGTCCGGCAAAATGCAGGTGACGGTGTTCCAGGACGCCATCGGCCAGGGTAAGGCGGCGGTGGCGGTAGCGCAGCGTATGATCAAGGGCGAGAAACCGGAGCCTTATTACTGGATCCCGTTTGAACTGGTGACCCCGGCCAATCGGCAGCAGTACGTGGTGAAGTAATGACGGCCGCGGATAAACGTTGACGATGAAAATGCCATTCGGCAGCGGCGAATGGCATTGCATGGCGGTGGCTTCGGCGATGCCGTTCGCCGTTACAGTGCCGACAGGTGCTGGCGCACGATTTCGCGGCCGATCTCCAGCGACGCGGTTGCCGCCGGGGAGGGGGCGTTGCACACATGCAGCGAACGACTGCCTTTGACAAAATGGAAGTCATCCACCAACTTGCCGTCGACGGTCAGCGCCTGGGCGCGTACGCCGGCCGGCCCGGGGCGCAGGTCACTTGCCTGCAACGCCGGGATCAGGCGCTGCGCGTTTTCGGTAAACAGCCGGCGCGACAGCGAGCGGCGGATCTCCGCCACCCCCTCGCCGAGATAATTGCCGGCAATCTTCCAAAAGCCGCGGTAGCTCAACACCTCAGCCAGGTCTTTCAGATTGATGTCACGTTTGCGATAACCTTCGCGTTTGAACGCCAGTACCGCATTGGGCCAACATCACGTTTGCCGTTATACATGCGGGTAAAGTGCACTCCGAGGAACGGAAAGTCCGGGTTGGGCACCGGATACACCAGATGGTTGACCAGGTGGTTTTTGTCGCTGTTCAACACGTAATATTCGCCGCGAAACGGCACGATTTTCATACCGGTGTGGTAGCCCGCCAGTTTGGCGATGCGGTCGCTGAACAAACCGGCGCAGTTTACCAGCCATTTCCCTTGGTAGCTGGCGTTCGGTGTGCGCACCTCGACCCTGTCGCTGTATTCCTCGATGGCCTCGACCCGCTGGCGGTAGACGATCTCTGCGCCGCGCTGCTGAATGATTTCCGCCAGTTTGGCGGCCACCTGTGCATAGTTGACGATGCCAGCGTCCGGCACCAGCAGCGCTTCCAAGCCGTTAACGTATGGCTCGCGCTGCTTGAGTTCCGCCTGACTCAGGCGTGATACCGCCAGGCCGTTTTCCAGTCCGCGCCGATAAATGTTTTCCAGTGCATCCAGTTCGTTCAACTGGGTGGCGACAATCACTTTGCCACACTGGTCGTGATACAGGTCGTGTTGGCGACAGAAGTCGAACAGGGTTTTATTGCCCTGTTTAGCCAACCGAGCCTTCAGGCTGCCTGGGGTATAGTAAATACCGGAGTGCACTACATTACTGTTGTGGCCGCTTTGATGCGCTGCCGGGCCGGCTTCTTTGTCAATAATCAGAATGCGCCGCTGCGGGTTGCTTTCCTGCAGCGCATTGGCCACGCCGAGCCCAACCAGACCGGCGCCAATCACGATAACGTCATACATGATTTATTCCATATTCTCATTTTCAAGTCGGCGCAGTTTGCCGCGTACGTTGCTCAGGTGACGTTGCATGCAGCGAATGGCCGCAGCCGGATCGCCGGCCTTGATCGCCAACAACACCTGGTGATGCTCCTCGATGACCCGTTGCCGTTCCGCCAGGCGACCACGGTTTTTGCTGAGTGAATAAACCAGCACGCCCAGATACAGTTCATGCATGTTGTCGAGTATCTGCACGAAAAACGGATTATGTGACGCCTGCATGATGGCGCGGTGAAACAGATAGTCCTGCTGGTAACCGATCTGCTCTTCGTGCAGCGTGGCGTCACGAAACGCGGTAAATGCCTGTTCGATGGCCTGCAATTCCTCTGCGCTGCGACGCTCGGCGGCCATGCCGGCCGCCTGTTGCTCGATGACTTCCCGCATTTCCAGCAGCGCTTCGACTTCGTCGCGGTTGGCTATCTCCATCATTAACGGTTCGTACTTGCTCAGCAGCGAATGCTGCTCAACCCGATGCCCACCGCCCTGGCGTGAGGAGATAATGCCGCTGACTTCCAGCACGCCGAGGGCTTCGCGTACCGGCACCCGACTGACGCCAAAGGCGTCGGCCAGGATATTTTCCGAGGGCAATTTTTCGCCCACCGGAAAAGTACCGTCACTAATACCGGCTTTTAACTGAGCCAAAACCTGATGCGATGCTTTCTGGCGGGTAACCTTGTGAATCATTCATTGCTCTCCGGTAAATTGGCGGCCAGCGGGGCACGTTGTTTATAACGCAGCAGGTGCATCACGCCAGCGCTGACGATCAGTGCTGCACCGGCCAGGTCGGTCAACAGGCCGGGCTTGATCAGCATGATGGCGGCAATGATAAACAGCAGCCGTTCCAGCCAATGGGTTTTCATCAGCCAGAAGTTGGCGCTGGCAATTGACAGCGCATAAATGCCAACCAGCGCGGTGACGATCATGTGAATGATGGAAAAGACGCCCACATCCTCGCCCTGCATCAGCAGCGCCGGGTTGTAAACCAGAATGAACGGAAATGATAAAGCCCGGC encodes:
- a CDS encoding alpha/beta fold hydrolase; amino-acid sequence: MKPETEIVRVGEWQVYVERYIYPGVTESVICVNGALSTTLAFRNCVKNFKNRVNVILFDLPFIGKSRPHNRLSRPLPKSEEVGDLAHPESNNISHRIFFSVSWGGLAALMALSARPSSIRKSGRRFFLNPHYASNAELYRASQNAP
- the dcuR gene encoding two-component system response regulator DcuR is translated as MINVLIVDDDPMVAELNKYYLSQVSGFHCQATVATLAQARALLTDASTSIDLVLLDIYMQQENGLDLLPALRELGEKTDVIIISSASDVDTVQKALHYGVVDYLIKPFQFTRFKQALSNYQQQSQILAQREFCAQADVDNLLRRQPGSVESKKLPKGLTNITLSTVCEWIDQQHDGEFSTDNLANAIGISRVSCRKYLIYLAESGILATRILYGTTGRPVYLYQLKADARALLQAYCR
- a CDS encoding sensor histidine kinase: MPRQRLPLKLSTSLILMVSAIIASVLLVVYALFFVQMNHEGQDQLRQKAMAIAETLALSNTVIDGLQQQDRSGVIQHFAERVRSKNELLFVVVLDMKGIRYSHPKPWLIGKHFIGTDLAPALLGKTNSAINRGALAPALRVFVPVYDAQRQQIGVVALGIALDTVQRVIGESRWIIYWTLAFAALVGTLGTFFLVKALKRIMLGFEPYEISNLFEQRNAMLQSIKEGVIAVDHQSRITIVNDEAKRLLRQSGPFENLLQDAASKHWPAQLHLADVLASGKPLRDRQITFNGSELLTNTVPVIVNGQVIGAIATFRDKTEVSRLLQRLSGMAQYADALRVQSHEFMNKLHVILGMLHMKAYQQLENYVINTASNYQEEIGTLLRMIKSPEVAGFFIAKINRAHEAGIELTLDETSMLPETDDAEAIHVLISVLGNLIENAFDAIDGAEGHEITLSFHHHDNHLHCIVSDDGPGIDPAIGTRIFEQGFSTKGPGRGIGLALIRSRLEKLGGSIDFDSEPGEMTQFYVRIPYQAKS
- a CDS encoding class I fructose-bisphosphate aldolase; its protein translation is MHNSAKVRMNRLFNHGKCLDVAIDHGIANEPDFLHGLEDIERVMHNLIDAHPDAIQVNYGQADLLQRSTQRDKPALVMRTDVGNAYNAERHREMWALLHNPQAPILGALQMDAAAVVVNLYMIPNEPGIFRQCVDNIGRLRHACDKYAMPLMIEPLVMAPAGQGVAYGSLGDVEKMVPLVRLARELGADIIKADPTEHIDDFHRIVEAARCPTLVRGGGKGELGAVLEKSAALMAQGASGMVYGRNVYQHANPSRVVSALMAIIHAGASGEQALAIYQQE
- a CDS encoding sugar ABC transporter substrate-binding protein — encoded protein: MKLKKLIVSSLLVCMLPASALAKDIKIGVSMAYFDDNFLTILRQSMQNKMKQDGNVSGQFEDAKGDIAQQVQQVENFVSQGVDAIILNPVDTQGVKPMIKLAENAKIPLVFVNRRPEVTLPAGMAYVGSDSKLAGKLQMEELAKLMNGKGNVMILMGELSSEATRDRTRGVEEVAAKYPDIKIIDKQTAKFFRKEAVDVTTDWILSGQQIDAIASNNDEMAIGAILALKQSKKSGVLVAGIDGTPDALEFIKKGDLSVSVFQDAKGQGEGAVQTAIQLVKGEKVDSSVLIPYQLITKDNYQQFADKNKK
- a CDS encoding sugar ABC transporter ATP-binding protein; amino-acid sequence: MYPYVLEAEGISKQFPGVKALDNVSIKIRPGSVHALMGENGAGKSTLMKCLIGIYHPDQGSIKIKGQPVSFGDTLEALHAGISMIHQELNLVPHMTVAENIWLGREPARLGFVNHDELNKQTQALLTRLNIKLQPGMMVGELSIASQQMVEIAKAVSYNADVLIMDEPTSALTEGEVGHLFAIIRELRDQGKGIIYISHKMDEIFSITDEVSIFRDGKFIASDNTSNLTKQSLITMMVGRELTQMFPKFNNNIGEEVLRVAGLRREGWFDDISFSVKRGEILGVAGLVGAGRSEVMESLFGMHPADGGEIYVEGLPVRVDSPSRAIEHGLAFLTEDRKKSGLFLVLSVVENMSIVNLTNYIGKNGFVSHVQMAKDCMEQIKKLNIKTPTMDQIINNLSGGNQQKVLIARWLLAQPKILILDEPTRGIDVGAKAEIYRLISELANRGVAIILVSSELPEILGMSDRVMVMHGGRITGILDKDDADQEKIMALASE
- a CDS encoding ABC transporter permease, which gives rise to MSNVKIEKTLSGEQARKGSLFSSLSGKMPKDVGIFIVMLGIALIFELLGWYIRDQSFLMNPSRLLLIVLQVAIIGIIAVGVTQVIITTGIDLSSGSLIALSAVVAASLAQTADSISPMYPGLLDLPAAVPIGAGIGIGILCGFINGFLITRTGIPPFIATLGMMVSARGLAQYYTKGNPISFLSDDFTAIGQGAMPVIIFLVIAAVFHIALKHTRYGKYVYAIGGNMVSAKVSGINVNKYLVIVYTIAGGLAGLAGVVLAARVSSGQSSMGMSYELDAIAAAVIGGSSLMGGVGRITGTLIGAVILGLIKSGFTFIGVDSYIQDIIKGIIIVAAVAIDMRRNRKKS
- the lhgO gene encoding L-2-hydroxyglutarate oxidase; the protein is MYDVIVIGAGLVGLGVANALQESNPQRRILIIDKEAGPAAHQSGHNSNVVHSGIYYTPGSLKARLAKQGNKTLFDFCRQHDLYHDQCGKVIVATQLNELDALENIYRRGLENGLAVSRLSQAELKQREPYVNGLEALLVPDAGIVNYAQVAAKLAEIIQQRGAEIVYRQRVEAIEEYSDRVEVRTPNASYQGKWLVNCAGLFSDRIAKLAGYHTGMKIVPFRGEYYVLNSDKNHLVNHLVYPVPNPDFPFLGVHFTRMYNGKRDVGPMRYWRSNAKVIANVTSI